Part of the Zingiber officinale cultivar Zhangliang chromosome 6A, Zo_v1.1, whole genome shotgun sequence genome, taataaaatagagatGTTCTACCTAGATGTCCTACATACTAAAGTTTTAATAATCATGATGTTTCCAGGGGCATATCTGTTAGGATCAGATTATGTAATATGCAAATACTTGCCGAATAGATCAAGTCATTGTATGATTTTAAATACCTagtcataaatatagtcttgtatGCATTCTGCCCACTCGgaacgcacttcatcaatttcttctctagaGTATTGGGGTTTGATGAACTGTGAACAAAGACATAGATTAGATTAGTAAAAAACAATCAAAAGATGAGAAGTGCAAAATGATAAACACACAAATATTTGAGAAGATTGAGAATTGAATGTCAAATATTACTATTGATCGAAGTGAATCTCTCTCGATAGTTGCCAATTCTTCAATAATATCTCTCATATATCTCATCACATAAAAACCACACTGTTTCGCATCTGGTTGGCGAGGGCCCtatgttaaaaacaaattgtaaATGTCTAATATACATGTTTAATTGTTTCTAATTTAATCATAAGTAGACATGCATACCTTTACTACTTCCCATGTAACatgttttttccctttttttgccttgtttgaattaaacaatcttatgcTCCTTTATACATCAATAAGAATGGACATATGAGAGTTTTActgattaaaaaaatacttaataaaattaaaaaatgtactCACATATCTACTACGTATTTCCAATCCTCGTCACGAATGCGATGACTAAGCGAATCCAACAAATAAACTGTCTCCTTATATGGATCAATGACAGTGAGAATCCAATGATAACTATGCACAAATCACATAATTATTGCATGCATATTTCTcgaaacaataaattaaaactgaTATTATAAGTCTTACTTACCCAAGATTATGTGGCACCAAAACAAGTTGATTTCTTGATGCTTGACTCAGCTTATCTGCCAAAACACTAGCTCTTTCATTCAACTGCTCGAATTTGCTGTTTTTGTCCAGTCGAGTCACACATGCCACATATGGGATAATGTGTGGATTAACAAATCTGATTTTGTGGACATTGTTATATGTTTTCAGCTTTTTATAAAGATGCCTACCATTTCAAAATGAAGAATGTTACAATGCTAAATCAATAAAGTTTATACAATTTATATGGTAaacaaatagaataagaagacttACCACATGTAAATTACTATACAATTTGCAGTTATGGGATCCAAATGATAAAAAGGAATGATATCTTCAAGGTGCACAAGGATTTCATATTGATCGTCAAAGAAACCCTCCTCACAAATCATTGATATATTTGTTTCATCATTTAGAGCACGGTTACAATAACAATACAGTAGATGCAATGACCTTGGCACACTTGATGAAATAATTGGGTTATTTCTTTGGACGACACTTCTTTTCCTTTGAGGATTCTAAAAATTACAAATGTACACATGTTAGGTGCAACACTAATCTTTGTTGGAAAATTTAACTATAAATATAATATGACATATACCTCATCTTGCATAACTACCAAGTCAGCCGGCCATCCCACATGTGTTCCAATAGCATCACCAATTGTATCACATTGATTTGGAATTGGACATGGCAATTGTGCTAATTCATCCACAGCCTTATCAATGGAGACACGCATACAATTAATAGGTAATGGAACACCATGAAGTAATTTACCAACCGCATTGACATGAACAATTGTACCATAGGCAACAATATTGCTCTTAGAACCCAATGTCAATGCAACCAGTTTACCCTAAAAGATAAGTAATCATGTTATAAATTGATGCAACTCATAGTTTCAATAATACTAAGTAATATAATGACAACTAAATATATACCTGGAAGAAATCATCATTGTTCAAAATTTGCATGTCATCATCATCCAAAGTTTCAATATTTGGGACACacttttcaattttgatattttcGTCACTCATGGGATGCAACTTTACTGAGCAACTACCTTTTTCATCCGTATCTAAGTCGCATGCACCCTTTCTGAACATTGTTTCAAGTTTCTGTATGCGTTCATCTTGATTTGATATGCGTGCATTTTGTTGTGAGATTAATATCTTTGCCTCCATCAACTCTTTTTGTTGAAGGATAAACTGCTCATCAACAAGGTGTTTCTGCACTATGCTGCCAACATTAAAATAGAATGTTGGAGTGACATATCCTCCAACACCCCTCACACGCCCAGAATGCTCCTT contains:
- the LOC121994935 gene encoding uncharacterized protein LOC121994935, whose amino-acid sequence is MEAKILISQQNARISNQDERIQKLETMFRKGACDLDTDEKGSCSVKLHPMSDENIKIEKCVPNIETLDDDDMQILNNDDFFQGKLVALTLGSKSNIVAYGTIVHVNAVGKLLHGVPLPINCMRVSIDKAVDELAQLPCPIPNQCDTIGDAIGTHVGWPADLVVMQDENPQRKRSVVQRNNPIISSSVPRSLHLLYCYCNRALNDETNISMICEEGFFDDQYEILVHLEDIIPFYHLDPITANCIVIYMWHLYKKLKTYNNVHKIRFVNPHIIPYVACVTRLDKNSKFEQLNERASVLADKLSQASRNQLVLVPHNLG